Proteins encoded within one genomic window of Pongo pygmaeus isolate AG05252 chromosome 18, NHGRI_mPonPyg2-v2.0_pri, whole genome shotgun sequence:
- the UBN1 gene encoding ubinuclein-1 isoform X2 yields the protein MSEPHRVQFTSLPGSLNPAFLKKSRKEEAGGGEQHQDCEPAAAAVRITLTLFEPDHKRCPEFFYPELVKNIRGKVKGLQPGDKKKDLSDPFNDEEKERHKVEALARKFEEKYGGKKRRKDRIQDLIDMGYGYDESDSFIDNSEAYDELVPASLTTKYGGFYINSGTLQFRQASESEDDFIKEKKKKSPKKRKLKEGGEKIKKKKKDDTYDKEKKSKKSKFSKAGFTALNASKEKKKKKYSGALSVKEMLKKFQKEKEAQKKREEEHKPVAVPSAEAQGLRELEGASDPLLSLFGSTSDNDLLQAATAMDSLTDLDLEHLLSESPEGSPFRDMDDGSDSLGVGLDQEFRQPSSLPEGLPAPLEKRVKELAQAARAAEGESRQKFFTQDINGILLDIEAQTRELSSQVRSGVYAYLASFLPCSKDALLKRARKLHLYEQGGRLKEPLQKLKEAIGRAMPEQMAKYQDECQAHTQAKVAKMLEEEKDKEQRDRICSDEEEDEEKGGRRIMGPRKKFQWNDEIRELLCQVVKIKLESHDLERNNKAQAWEDCVKGFLDAEVKPLWPKGWMQARTLFKESRRGHGHLTSILAKKKVMAPSKIKVKESSTKPDKKVSVPSGQIGGSIALPSDHQTGGLSIGASSRELPSQASGGLANPPPVNLEDSLDEDLIRNPASSVEAVSKELAALNSRAAGNSEFTLPAPSKAPAEKVGGVLCTEEKRNFAKPSPSAPPPASSLQSPLNFLAEQALALGQSSQEKKPESSGYKELSCQAPLNKGLPEVHQSKAKHHSLPRTSHGPQVAVPVPGPQVKVFHAGTQQQKNFTPPSPFANKLQGPKASPPQCHRSLLQLVKTAAKGQGFHPSAPATSGGLPASSSSSHKTPASSSSALSHPAKPHSVSSAGSSYKNNPFASSISKHGVSSGSSSSGGTPVQSSVSGSLVPGIQPPSVGQATSRPIPSSAGKKMPVSQKLTLVAPPGGPNGDSSGGTQGVAKLLTASPSLKPSAVSSVTSSTSLSKGASGTVLLAGSSLMASPYKSSSPKLSGAMSSNSLGIITPVPIPVHVLSFSADSSAKAGVSKDAIVTGPAPGSFHHGLGHSLLAGLHSSPPHAAPLPHAAVPTHIPQSLPGASQLHGKGPAVPRKL from the exons ATGTCGGAGCCCCACAGGGTCCAGTTCACCTCTCTCCCAGGTTCCCTGAATCCTGCGTTTTTGAAGAAGTCCCggaaggaggaggctgggggaggagaacAGCATCAGGACTGTGAGCCGGCCGCAGCAGCTGTTCGGATTACACTCACCCTCTTTGAACCAGATCACAAACGCTGCCCAGAGTTCTTCTACCCAGAGCTGGTGAAGAATATCCGAGGGAAGGTAAAAGGCCTTCAGCCTGGAGATAAG AAGAAAGATCTGTCAGATCCTTTCAATGACGAAGAAAAGGAAAGGCATAAAGTAGAGGCCCTTGCCcggaaatttgaagaaaaatac GGTGGAAAGAAACGTAGAAAAGACCGAATACAGGACTTGATCGATATGGGGTATGGTTATGATGAATCCGATTCCTTCATCGATAACTCTGAGGCG TATGATGAGCTTGTTCCTGCTTCTTTGACTACGAAATATGGAGGATTTTACATTAACTCGGGAACCTTGCAGTTTAGACAAGCATCAGAGTCTGAAGATGACTTCattaaagagaagaagaaaaaatctcCAAAG AAGCGGAAGTTGAAGGAAGGTGGTGAGaagataaagaagaagaaaaaagatgacaCTTATGACAAGGAGAAGAAATCGAAAAAGTCCAAGTTTTCCAAAGCCGG CTTCACAGCCCTCAATGCCAgtaaggagaagaagaagaagaaatattctGGGGCTTTAAGCGTTAAAGAGATGCtaaagaaatttcagaaagagaaagaggctcagaaaaaaagggaggaggagcATAAGCCTGTTGCGGTCCCATCAGCGGAAGCTCAGGGCCTGCGGGAACTGGAGGGTGCCTCTGACCCCTTGCTCTCACTCTTTGGCTCTACTTCTGACAACGACTTGCTCCAGGCGGCCACTGCCATGGACTCGCTGACGGATTTGGACTTGGAGCATCTGCTCAGTGAGTCTCCAGAAGGAAGCCCCTTCCGTGATATGGATGATGGAAGTGATTCCCTTGGGGTGGGATTGGACCAGGAATTCAGGCAGCCCTCTTCTCTCCCCGAAGGCCTGCCGGCACCCCTGGAGAAGCGCGTTAAGGAGCTGGCTCAG GCTGCCAGAGCTGCTGAGGGGGAGAGCCGACAGAAGTTCTTCACCCAGGATATTAATGGAATCCTATTAGA CATAGAGGCGCAGACTCGGGAGCTGAGCAGTCAGGTGCGCTCTGGGGTGTATGCCTATCTTGCGTCATTCCTGCCCTGCAGCAAGGATGCCCTGCTCAAGCGTGCTCGGAAACTTCACCTCTATGAACAG GGGGGCCGTCTGAAGGAGCCTCTCCAGAAGCTCAAGGAAGCCATTGGCAGGGCGATGCCAGAGCAGATGGCAAAGTACCAGGACGAATGCCAGGCACACACGCAGGCAAAGGTTGCCAA GATGCTGGAAGAGGAGAAAGACAAGGAGCAGAGGGACCGGATTTGTTCGGAtgaggaagaagatgaagaaaaagggGGCAGGAGGATAATGGGACCTCGGAAGAAGTTCCAGTGGAATGATGAGATCAG GGAGCTACTGTGCCAGGTGGTGAAGATCAAACTGGAGAGCCACGACCTGGAGAGGAACAACAAAGCCCAGGCTTGGGAGGACTGTGTGAAGGGCTTTCTGGATGCGGAAGTCAAGCCCCTCTGGCCCAAAGGCTGGATGCAGGCCAG AACTCTGTTTAAGGAGAGCAGACGAGGCCATGGGCACCTGACTTCAATCCT GGCCAAGAAGAAAGTTATGGCCCCTTCTAAAATCAAGGTGAAG gAATCGTCTACGAAGCCTGATAAAAAGGTTTCTGTCCCATCAGGACAGATTGGTGGCTCCATTGCTTTGCCCTCAGATCACCAAACAGGAGGCCTGAGTATTGGGGCCTCGAGCAGGGAGCTCCCATCCCAGGCATCGGGCGGCCTTGCTAACCCTCCTCCTGTCAACCTGGAGGACTCATTGGATGAAGATTTGATCCGCAATCCAGCCTCCTCTGTGGAAGCCGTGTCCAAGGAATTGGCTGCATTGAATAGCAGAGCAGCTGGGAACTCTGAATTCACACTGCCTGCACCCTCAAAAGCACCTGCAGAAAAAGTTGGAGGTGTTTTATgtacagaagaaaaaaggaactTTGCGAAGCCCAGTCCTTCTGCTCCACCACCAGCTAGCTCTCTGCAGTCACCCCTCAATTTTCTGGCAGAACAGGCTCTGGCACTGGGGCAGTCCTCTCAGGAGAAAAAACCAGAGAGTTCTGGCTACAAAGAGCTGTCCTGCCAGGCTCCCCTCAATAAGGGCCTGCCAGAAGTACATCAGTCCAAAGCTAAGCACCACAGCTTGCCACGGACGTCTCACGGGCCCCAAGTGGCAGTtcctgtgcctggcccccaggtCAAAGTCTTTCATGCCGGCACTCAGCAGCAGAAAAACTTCACGCCCCCATCTCCATTTGCCAATAAGCTCCAAGGCCCAAAGGCTTCTCCCCCACAGTGTCATCGTTCCCTCCTGCAGTTAGTGAAGACAGCGGCCAAAGGCCAGGGCTTCCATCCCTCTGCACCAGCCACCTCAGGAGGCCTGCCAGCCTCCAGCAGCAGCTCTCACAAGACCCCAGCCTCATCCTCTTCTGCCCTGAGCCATCCAGCAAAGCCACATTCAGTCAGCTCTGCAGGCTCATCTTACAAGAATAATCCCTTTGCCAGCTCTATCTCCAAACATGGGGTTTCTTCTGGCAGCTCTTCCTCGGGAGGAACACCAGTCCAGAGTTCTGTTTCTGGGAGCCTGGTGCCTGGCATACAGCCTCCCTCTGTGGGACAGGCCACCAGCCGACCCATACCAAGCTCAGCAGGGAAAAAAATGCCTGTTTCCCAGAAGTTGACCCTGGTAGCCCCTCCAGGTGGTCCAAACGGAGATTCCAGTGGTGGGACCCAGGGAGTGGCAAAGTTGCTGACCGCGTCGCCATCCCTAAAGCCCTCTGCAGTTAGTAGTGTGACATCGTCTACCTCCTTGTCA AAAGGAGCGAGTGGGACTGTGCTGCTGGCCGGCTCCTCTTTGATGGCTTCACCCTACAAGTCCAGCAGCCCAAAGCTGTCTGGGGCCATGAGCTCGAACTCCTTGGGAATTATAACCCCTGTCCCTATTCCTGTCCACGTGCTCTCCTTCAGCGCTGACTCCTCTGCCAAAGCAGGGGTCTCCAAGGATGCCATCGTCACAGGCCCTGCCCCCGGGTCCTTCCACCATGGCCTTGGCCACA GTCTTCTGGCTGGCTTGCACTCCAGCCCGCCCCATGCAGCGCCTCTCCCACACGCTGCGGTGCCCACCCATATCCCGCAGAGTCTGCCAG GTGCTTCTCAGCTTCACGGGAAAGGGCCTGCTGTACCACGGAAATTGTGA
- the UBN1 gene encoding ubinuclein-1 isoform X3, which yields MNWEVLTAVERSVGPNFSRPGSLNPAFLKKSRKEEAGGGEQHQDCEPAAAAVRITLTLFEPDHKRCPEFFYPELVKNIRGKVKGLQPGDKKKDLSDPFNDEEKERHKVEALARKFEEKYGGKKRRKDRIQDLIDMGYGYDESDSFIDNSEAYDELVPASLTTKYGGFYINSGTLQFRQASESEDDFIKEKKKKSPKKRKLKEGGEKIKKKKKDDTYDKEKKSKKSKFSKAGFTALNASKEKKKKKYSGALSVKEMLKKFQKEKEAQKKREEEHKPVAVPSAEAQGLRELEGASDPLLSLFGSTSDNDLLQAATAMDSLTDLDLEHLLSESPEGSPFRDMDDGSDSLGVGLDQEFRQPSSLPEGLPAPLEKRVKELAQAARAAEGESRQKFFTQDINGILLDIEAQTRELSSQVRSGVYAYLASFLPCSKDALLKRARKLHLYEQGGRLKEPLQKLKEAIGRAMPEQMAKYQDECQAHTQAKVAKMLEEEKDKEQRDRICSDEEEDEEKGGRRIMGPRKKFQWNDEIRELLCQVVKIKLESHDLERNNKAQAWEDCVKGFLDAEVKPLWPKGWMQARTLFKESRRGHGHLTSILAKKKVMAPSKIKVKESSTKPDKKVSVPSGQIGGSIALPSDHQTGGLSIGASSRELPSQASGGLANPPPVNLEDSLDEDLIRNPASSVEAVSKELAALNSRAAGNSEFTLPAPSKAPAEKVGGVLCTEEKRNFAKPSPSAPPPASSLQSPLNFLAEQALALGQSSQEKKPESSGYKELSCQAPLNKGLPEVHQSKAKHHSLPRTSHGPQVAVPVPGPQVKVFHAGTQQQKNFTPPSPFANKLQGPKASPPQCHRSLLQLVKTAAKGQGFHPSAPATSGGLPASSSSSHKTPASSSSALSHPAKPHSVSSAGSSYKNNPFASSISKHGVSSGSSSSGGTPVQSSVSGSLVPGIQPPSVGQATSRPIPSSAGKKMPVSQKLTLVAPPGGPNGDSSGGTQGVAKLLTASPSLKPSAVSSVTSSTSLSKGASGTVLLAGSSLMASPYKSSSPKLSGAMSSNSLGIITPVPIPVHVLSFSADSSAKAGVSKDAIVTGPAPGSFHHGLGHSASQLHGKGPAVPRKL from the exons ATGAACTGGGAAGTGTTAACTGCAGTTGAGCGCAGCGTCGGCCCAAACTTCAGCAGACCAG GTTCCCTGAATCCTGCGTTTTTGAAGAAGTCCCggaaggaggaggctgggggaggagaacAGCATCAGGACTGTGAGCCGGCCGCAGCAGCTGTTCGGATTACACTCACCCTCTTTGAACCAGATCACAAACGCTGCCCAGAGTTCTTCTACCCAGAGCTGGTGAAGAATATCCGAGGGAAGGTAAAAGGCCTTCAGCCTGGAGATAAG AAGAAAGATCTGTCAGATCCTTTCAATGACGAAGAAAAGGAAAGGCATAAAGTAGAGGCCCTTGCCcggaaatttgaagaaaaatac GGTGGAAAGAAACGTAGAAAAGACCGAATACAGGACTTGATCGATATGGGGTATGGTTATGATGAATCCGATTCCTTCATCGATAACTCTGAGGCG TATGATGAGCTTGTTCCTGCTTCTTTGACTACGAAATATGGAGGATTTTACATTAACTCGGGAACCTTGCAGTTTAGACAAGCATCAGAGTCTGAAGATGACTTCattaaagagaagaagaaaaaatctcCAAAG AAGCGGAAGTTGAAGGAAGGTGGTGAGaagataaagaagaagaaaaaagatgacaCTTATGACAAGGAGAAGAAATCGAAAAAGTCCAAGTTTTCCAAAGCCGG CTTCACAGCCCTCAATGCCAgtaaggagaagaagaagaagaaatattctGGGGCTTTAAGCGTTAAAGAGATGCtaaagaaatttcagaaagagaaagaggctcagaaaaaaagggaggaggagcATAAGCCTGTTGCGGTCCCATCAGCGGAAGCTCAGGGCCTGCGGGAACTGGAGGGTGCCTCTGACCCCTTGCTCTCACTCTTTGGCTCTACTTCTGACAACGACTTGCTCCAGGCGGCCACTGCCATGGACTCGCTGACGGATTTGGACTTGGAGCATCTGCTCAGTGAGTCTCCAGAAGGAAGCCCCTTCCGTGATATGGATGATGGAAGTGATTCCCTTGGGGTGGGATTGGACCAGGAATTCAGGCAGCCCTCTTCTCTCCCCGAAGGCCTGCCGGCACCCCTGGAGAAGCGCGTTAAGGAGCTGGCTCAG GCTGCCAGAGCTGCTGAGGGGGAGAGCCGACAGAAGTTCTTCACCCAGGATATTAATGGAATCCTATTAGA CATAGAGGCGCAGACTCGGGAGCTGAGCAGTCAGGTGCGCTCTGGGGTGTATGCCTATCTTGCGTCATTCCTGCCCTGCAGCAAGGATGCCCTGCTCAAGCGTGCTCGGAAACTTCACCTCTATGAACAG GGGGGCCGTCTGAAGGAGCCTCTCCAGAAGCTCAAGGAAGCCATTGGCAGGGCGATGCCAGAGCAGATGGCAAAGTACCAGGACGAATGCCAGGCACACACGCAGGCAAAGGTTGCCAA GATGCTGGAAGAGGAGAAAGACAAGGAGCAGAGGGACCGGATTTGTTCGGAtgaggaagaagatgaagaaaaagggGGCAGGAGGATAATGGGACCTCGGAAGAAGTTCCAGTGGAATGATGAGATCAG GGAGCTACTGTGCCAGGTGGTGAAGATCAAACTGGAGAGCCACGACCTGGAGAGGAACAACAAAGCCCAGGCTTGGGAGGACTGTGTGAAGGGCTTTCTGGATGCGGAAGTCAAGCCCCTCTGGCCCAAAGGCTGGATGCAGGCCAG AACTCTGTTTAAGGAGAGCAGACGAGGCCATGGGCACCTGACTTCAATCCT GGCCAAGAAGAAAGTTATGGCCCCTTCTAAAATCAAGGTGAAG gAATCGTCTACGAAGCCTGATAAAAAGGTTTCTGTCCCATCAGGACAGATTGGTGGCTCCATTGCTTTGCCCTCAGATCACCAAACAGGAGGCCTGAGTATTGGGGCCTCGAGCAGGGAGCTCCCATCCCAGGCATCGGGCGGCCTTGCTAACCCTCCTCCTGTCAACCTGGAGGACTCATTGGATGAAGATTTGATCCGCAATCCAGCCTCCTCTGTGGAAGCCGTGTCCAAGGAATTGGCTGCATTGAATAGCAGAGCAGCTGGGAACTCTGAATTCACACTGCCTGCACCCTCAAAAGCACCTGCAGAAAAAGTTGGAGGTGTTTTATgtacagaagaaaaaaggaactTTGCGAAGCCCAGTCCTTCTGCTCCACCACCAGCTAGCTCTCTGCAGTCACCCCTCAATTTTCTGGCAGAACAGGCTCTGGCACTGGGGCAGTCCTCTCAGGAGAAAAAACCAGAGAGTTCTGGCTACAAAGAGCTGTCCTGCCAGGCTCCCCTCAATAAGGGCCTGCCAGAAGTACATCAGTCCAAAGCTAAGCACCACAGCTTGCCACGGACGTCTCACGGGCCCCAAGTGGCAGTtcctgtgcctggcccccaggtCAAAGTCTTTCATGCCGGCACTCAGCAGCAGAAAAACTTCACGCCCCCATCTCCATTTGCCAATAAGCTCCAAGGCCCAAAGGCTTCTCCCCCACAGTGTCATCGTTCCCTCCTGCAGTTAGTGAAGACAGCGGCCAAAGGCCAGGGCTTCCATCCCTCTGCACCAGCCACCTCAGGAGGCCTGCCAGCCTCCAGCAGCAGCTCTCACAAGACCCCAGCCTCATCCTCTTCTGCCCTGAGCCATCCAGCAAAGCCACATTCAGTCAGCTCTGCAGGCTCATCTTACAAGAATAATCCCTTTGCCAGCTCTATCTCCAAACATGGGGTTTCTTCTGGCAGCTCTTCCTCGGGAGGAACACCAGTCCAGAGTTCTGTTTCTGGGAGCCTGGTGCCTGGCATACAGCCTCCCTCTGTGGGACAGGCCACCAGCCGACCCATACCAAGCTCAGCAGGGAAAAAAATGCCTGTTTCCCAGAAGTTGACCCTGGTAGCCCCTCCAGGTGGTCCAAACGGAGATTCCAGTGGTGGGACCCAGGGAGTGGCAAAGTTGCTGACCGCGTCGCCATCCCTAAAGCCCTCTGCAGTTAGTAGTGTGACATCGTCTACCTCCTTGTCA AAAGGAGCGAGTGGGACTGTGCTGCTGGCCGGCTCCTCTTTGATGGCTTCACCCTACAAGTCCAGCAGCCCAAAGCTGTCTGGGGCCATGAGCTCGAACTCCTTGGGAATTATAACCCCTGTCCCTATTCCTGTCCACGTGCTCTCCTTCAGCGCTGACTCCTCTGCCAAAGCAGGGGTCTCCAAGGATGCCATCGTCACAGGCCCTGCCCCCGGGTCCTTCCACCATGGCCTTGGCCACA GTGCTTCTCAGCTTCACGGGAAAGGGCCTGCTGTACCACGGAAATTGTGA
- the UBN1 gene encoding ubinuclein-1 isoform X1: protein MNWEVLTAVERSVGPNFSRPGSLNPAFLKKSRKEEAGGGEQHQDCEPAAAAVRITLTLFEPDHKRCPEFFYPELVKNIRGKVKGLQPGDKKKDLSDPFNDEEKERHKVEALARKFEEKYGGKKRRKDRIQDLIDMGYGYDESDSFIDNSEAYDELVPASLTTKYGGFYINSGTLQFRQASESEDDFIKEKKKKSPKKRKLKEGGEKIKKKKKDDTYDKEKKSKKSKFSKAGFTALNASKEKKKKKYSGALSVKEMLKKFQKEKEAQKKREEEHKPVAVPSAEAQGLRELEGASDPLLSLFGSTSDNDLLQAATAMDSLTDLDLEHLLSESPEGSPFRDMDDGSDSLGVGLDQEFRQPSSLPEGLPAPLEKRVKELAQAARAAEGESRQKFFTQDINGILLDIEAQTRELSSQVRSGVYAYLASFLPCSKDALLKRARKLHLYEQGGRLKEPLQKLKEAIGRAMPEQMAKYQDECQAHTQAKVAKMLEEEKDKEQRDRICSDEEEDEEKGGRRIMGPRKKFQWNDEIRELLCQVVKIKLESHDLERNNKAQAWEDCVKGFLDAEVKPLWPKGWMQARTLFKESRRGHGHLTSILAKKKVMAPSKIKVKESSTKPDKKVSVPSGQIGGSIALPSDHQTGGLSIGASSRELPSQASGGLANPPPVNLEDSLDEDLIRNPASSVEAVSKELAALNSRAAGNSEFTLPAPSKAPAEKVGGVLCTEEKRNFAKPSPSAPPPASSLQSPLNFLAEQALALGQSSQEKKPESSGYKELSCQAPLNKGLPEVHQSKAKHHSLPRTSHGPQVAVPVPGPQVKVFHAGTQQQKNFTPPSPFANKLQGPKASPPQCHRSLLQLVKTAAKGQGFHPSAPATSGGLPASSSSSHKTPASSSSALSHPAKPHSVSSAGSSYKNNPFASSISKHGVSSGSSSSGGTPVQSSVSGSLVPGIQPPSVGQATSRPIPSSAGKKMPVSQKLTLVAPPGGPNGDSSGGTQGVAKLLTASPSLKPSAVSSVTSSTSLSKGASGTVLLAGSSLMASPYKSSSPKLSGAMSSNSLGIITPVPIPVHVLSFSADSSAKAGVSKDAIVTGPAPGSFHHGLGHSLLAGLHSSPPHAAPLPHAAVPTHIPQSLPGASQLHGKGPAVPRKL, encoded by the exons ATGAACTGGGAAGTGTTAACTGCAGTTGAGCGCAGCGTCGGCCCAAACTTCAGCAGACCAG GTTCCCTGAATCCTGCGTTTTTGAAGAAGTCCCggaaggaggaggctgggggaggagaacAGCATCAGGACTGTGAGCCGGCCGCAGCAGCTGTTCGGATTACACTCACCCTCTTTGAACCAGATCACAAACGCTGCCCAGAGTTCTTCTACCCAGAGCTGGTGAAGAATATCCGAGGGAAGGTAAAAGGCCTTCAGCCTGGAGATAAG AAGAAAGATCTGTCAGATCCTTTCAATGACGAAGAAAAGGAAAGGCATAAAGTAGAGGCCCTTGCCcggaaatttgaagaaaaatac GGTGGAAAGAAACGTAGAAAAGACCGAATACAGGACTTGATCGATATGGGGTATGGTTATGATGAATCCGATTCCTTCATCGATAACTCTGAGGCG TATGATGAGCTTGTTCCTGCTTCTTTGACTACGAAATATGGAGGATTTTACATTAACTCGGGAACCTTGCAGTTTAGACAAGCATCAGAGTCTGAAGATGACTTCattaaagagaagaagaaaaaatctcCAAAG AAGCGGAAGTTGAAGGAAGGTGGTGAGaagataaagaagaagaaaaaagatgacaCTTATGACAAGGAGAAGAAATCGAAAAAGTCCAAGTTTTCCAAAGCCGG CTTCACAGCCCTCAATGCCAgtaaggagaagaagaagaagaaatattctGGGGCTTTAAGCGTTAAAGAGATGCtaaagaaatttcagaaagagaaagaggctcagaaaaaaagggaggaggagcATAAGCCTGTTGCGGTCCCATCAGCGGAAGCTCAGGGCCTGCGGGAACTGGAGGGTGCCTCTGACCCCTTGCTCTCACTCTTTGGCTCTACTTCTGACAACGACTTGCTCCAGGCGGCCACTGCCATGGACTCGCTGACGGATTTGGACTTGGAGCATCTGCTCAGTGAGTCTCCAGAAGGAAGCCCCTTCCGTGATATGGATGATGGAAGTGATTCCCTTGGGGTGGGATTGGACCAGGAATTCAGGCAGCCCTCTTCTCTCCCCGAAGGCCTGCCGGCACCCCTGGAGAAGCGCGTTAAGGAGCTGGCTCAG GCTGCCAGAGCTGCTGAGGGGGAGAGCCGACAGAAGTTCTTCACCCAGGATATTAATGGAATCCTATTAGA CATAGAGGCGCAGACTCGGGAGCTGAGCAGTCAGGTGCGCTCTGGGGTGTATGCCTATCTTGCGTCATTCCTGCCCTGCAGCAAGGATGCCCTGCTCAAGCGTGCTCGGAAACTTCACCTCTATGAACAG GGGGGCCGTCTGAAGGAGCCTCTCCAGAAGCTCAAGGAAGCCATTGGCAGGGCGATGCCAGAGCAGATGGCAAAGTACCAGGACGAATGCCAGGCACACACGCAGGCAAAGGTTGCCAA GATGCTGGAAGAGGAGAAAGACAAGGAGCAGAGGGACCGGATTTGTTCGGAtgaggaagaagatgaagaaaaagggGGCAGGAGGATAATGGGACCTCGGAAGAAGTTCCAGTGGAATGATGAGATCAG GGAGCTACTGTGCCAGGTGGTGAAGATCAAACTGGAGAGCCACGACCTGGAGAGGAACAACAAAGCCCAGGCTTGGGAGGACTGTGTGAAGGGCTTTCTGGATGCGGAAGTCAAGCCCCTCTGGCCCAAAGGCTGGATGCAGGCCAG AACTCTGTTTAAGGAGAGCAGACGAGGCCATGGGCACCTGACTTCAATCCT GGCCAAGAAGAAAGTTATGGCCCCTTCTAAAATCAAGGTGAAG gAATCGTCTACGAAGCCTGATAAAAAGGTTTCTGTCCCATCAGGACAGATTGGTGGCTCCATTGCTTTGCCCTCAGATCACCAAACAGGAGGCCTGAGTATTGGGGCCTCGAGCAGGGAGCTCCCATCCCAGGCATCGGGCGGCCTTGCTAACCCTCCTCCTGTCAACCTGGAGGACTCATTGGATGAAGATTTGATCCGCAATCCAGCCTCCTCTGTGGAAGCCGTGTCCAAGGAATTGGCTGCATTGAATAGCAGAGCAGCTGGGAACTCTGAATTCACACTGCCTGCACCCTCAAAAGCACCTGCAGAAAAAGTTGGAGGTGTTTTATgtacagaagaaaaaaggaactTTGCGAAGCCCAGTCCTTCTGCTCCACCACCAGCTAGCTCTCTGCAGTCACCCCTCAATTTTCTGGCAGAACAGGCTCTGGCACTGGGGCAGTCCTCTCAGGAGAAAAAACCAGAGAGTTCTGGCTACAAAGAGCTGTCCTGCCAGGCTCCCCTCAATAAGGGCCTGCCAGAAGTACATCAGTCCAAAGCTAAGCACCACAGCTTGCCACGGACGTCTCACGGGCCCCAAGTGGCAGTtcctgtgcctggcccccaggtCAAAGTCTTTCATGCCGGCACTCAGCAGCAGAAAAACTTCACGCCCCCATCTCCATTTGCCAATAAGCTCCAAGGCCCAAAGGCTTCTCCCCCACAGTGTCATCGTTCCCTCCTGCAGTTAGTGAAGACAGCGGCCAAAGGCCAGGGCTTCCATCCCTCTGCACCAGCCACCTCAGGAGGCCTGCCAGCCTCCAGCAGCAGCTCTCACAAGACCCCAGCCTCATCCTCTTCTGCCCTGAGCCATCCAGCAAAGCCACATTCAGTCAGCTCTGCAGGCTCATCTTACAAGAATAATCCCTTTGCCAGCTCTATCTCCAAACATGGGGTTTCTTCTGGCAGCTCTTCCTCGGGAGGAACACCAGTCCAGAGTTCTGTTTCTGGGAGCCTGGTGCCTGGCATACAGCCTCCCTCTGTGGGACAGGCCACCAGCCGACCCATACCAAGCTCAGCAGGGAAAAAAATGCCTGTTTCCCAGAAGTTGACCCTGGTAGCCCCTCCAGGTGGTCCAAACGGAGATTCCAGTGGTGGGACCCAGGGAGTGGCAAAGTTGCTGACCGCGTCGCCATCCCTAAAGCCCTCTGCAGTTAGTAGTGTGACATCGTCTACCTCCTTGTCA AAAGGAGCGAGTGGGACTGTGCTGCTGGCCGGCTCCTCTTTGATGGCTTCACCCTACAAGTCCAGCAGCCCAAAGCTGTCTGGGGCCATGAGCTCGAACTCCTTGGGAATTATAACCCCTGTCCCTATTCCTGTCCACGTGCTCTCCTTCAGCGCTGACTCCTCTGCCAAAGCAGGGGTCTCCAAGGATGCCATCGTCACAGGCCCTGCCCCCGGGTCCTTCCACCATGGCCTTGGCCACA GTCTTCTGGCTGGCTTGCACTCCAGCCCGCCCCATGCAGCGCCTCTCCCACACGCTGCGGTGCCCACCCATATCCCGCAGAGTCTGCCAG GTGCTTCTCAGCTTCACGGGAAAGGGCCTGCTGTACCACGGAAATTGTGA